The Lebetimonas natsushimae genomic sequence GTAAATGATAAAGGGCAGAATGACTAAGGCAAAGAAAGCAAGTTTTGGATTTTGATAAACAACCACCCCAAGCAGAAAAACCGCCATTAAAACATCTCTTAACAGATTTGCCAAAGAGTGGCTTACTGCCCCCTGAATTCTATTTATATCGTTAATAATTCTGCTGACAAGTTCGCCTGAATGTGTTGTTTTAAAATAATTTAAATCAAAACTTAAAATGTGTTTTAGAAATTTATCCCTAATTTGCCTTACAATATCTTCTCCTATATAACTTACATAATATTGCTGTAATATGGAACCGATTCCTTTAAAAAAATAAGCCAGAATTATTGCTAGTGGAAGAAGGTAAAGCAGGTGAATGTTTTTTTCTATAAAGATTTTATCAAGAACAGGTTTTACCAGATATGCAGTTGCGGCAGTTGAGATGGAAACTAAAAACATTCCTATAATTGCAAAAAAAATCTCTTTTTTGTAATTTTTATAAAAAGGCATATATTCTTTTAAAAATTTAAGCACGTAATTCCTTTTTGTTATAATTTTACATATTTTAACAAAAGGAAGTAATGGAAGCAATAATAAAACTGAGTTCCCTTGGAGATATTATTCATTCTTTAATTGTTTTGCCAAAACTTAATAAAAAAATAGATTTTTTTGTGGATAATATTTTTAAAGAAATACTTGAATACAATCCTTTTATCGGAAATATTATTCCAGTAAAATTAAGAGAAGCAAAAAAAAATAAAAGTTTATATTTTAAAGAATTTATCAGACTGAAATCAATGAATACTTATGATGAAGTATATGATCTGCAAGGTCTACTAAAAAGTGCACTTTTGGCAAGACTTGCAGGGGATAAGGTGGTCGGTTTTAAAAATCCAAGAGAAAGTCTGGCCAAATTTTTTTATGATGAGAAAAAAGAAATTTTCGGGGATACAGCAATCAGAAGATATTTAAATCTTTTTGATATGGATGATATAGAATATCTTACAAATCATCCAAAACTTTTATTTTATCAGGATAGGGAATTTGAATTTTTAAGTAAAAATAAAAAAAATATTGTATTCATAATCGGGGCAAGCTGGGAGTGCAAAAAAGTCCCGCTTAAAATTTGGAGCGAGCTTGCTGAATATTTCAAAAATGAAAACATAATTGTTCCTTTTTACGGAGAAAGTGAAAAAAAAGATGCTTTAAATTTAGCTGAAAATAATGCAAATATAACGCCTGTCAGTTTAAATTTAAATGATTTAAAAGCATTGATTGACAAATCGGATTTACTTATAGGAAATGATACGGGACCCAGTTTTATAGCTTGGGCAAACAATATTAATAATATAATACTTTACGGTTGTACTTATAACAATAAAATATATGAAAACCGCTTTTCCAAAAGCGTGGAAATTCAGAAAAGTATAAAAAAAGGTTTGATGGTAATGGATAAAATGGATATTAAAGAAATTGTAAAGAAGATTGATGAATTTTAAAGATTTCAGTTATTATGGGTATAAATTTATAGAAAAAATTATAACTTTTTTTCCAAAAGAATTTATGATAAATTTTTTAGGAAATTTAGGTTATATACTCGATAATAAAAGAAAAAATGTGATTTGTGTGAATTTAAATTTAGCTTTTCCTGAGAAAAGTAAAGAAGAAAAAAGAAAAATAATAAAAAAAATTTATAAAAATTTTGCCAGAAATTTAATAGAATTTATTGAAAATAAAAAAATAAGCAAAGAAAAACTTTTGGAAAAAATTGAATTTGTGGGATTTGAAAATATCCCAAAACAGGCTATTTATGTTACCGCCCATTTTGGAAACTGGGAAATTACATCTTTGAGTTTTGGTGCAAAGTTTGGAAAAATTGATATTGTATACAGAAAACTGGATAATCCTAAATTAAATGAAGAAGTTGTTAAAAGCAGAAGCAGATTTAATGTGGGGGTGATTGAAAAAAAAGGCGCCATGAAAGAACTTGTTAAATCTATTAAAAAAGGTCATAATATTGGTCTTTTGGTAGATCAAAACACGGCTGAAAACGAGGGGATTGAAACTGTTTTTTTTAATAGAAAAGTTTTGCAGTCCCCAAGTGCCGCAATTTTATCCAAAAAATTTAATCTGCCAATAGTTATGAGTTTTGCTATTCCTAAGGGAAATAAATGGCAGGTAATTGTAAAAGATATTTTTTATACGGATGATATTCAAAAATCAGTTGATAGACAGTCAAAAGTTTTTGAAGAGATGATAAAAGAATATCCTGATGAATATTATTGGTTTCATAAAAAATTTAAACATTTTTATGAAGAAGAATATGATAAAAAGTGTAAAGTTTAAAATGAAAAGTGAAAAATTAAGTATAGTAATACTTACAAAAAATTCTCAGAAGTATTTGGAAAAAGTTTTAAAAAGCGTTGAATTTGCCGATGAGGTTATTATTTATGACAGCGGAAGTAGTGATAAAACTTTGGATATTGCTAAAAATTTCAAAAATGTAAAAATTTTTGTGGATAAAAACTGGGAAGGGTTTGGAAAGCAAAAACAAAAGGCTGTTGATAGGGCATCTAATAAATGGGTATTTGTATTGGACAGTGATGAAGTTTTTACTGATAACCTTAAAAAAGAGGTATTGGAAATTTTAAAAAACCCAATCTATGATGCATACAGAGTCGCGAGACTTAATAACTTTTTTGGAAAATGGATTAGACACTGCGGGTTGTTTCCGGATTATTCAATAAGACTTTTTAACAGGGAAAAATGTAAGTTTAATGAAAGAGAGGTTCATGAAAGCGTGGAATGCAAAAGAGTAGGTGTTCTTAACAACTATTTTCTGCATTATGCATATGAAAATATTGAAGAATTTATTGATAAGCAAAACAGATATTCAAGCTTGGGGGCCAAACCAAATAAATTAAAGGCAATATTTTCCCCCTATTGGACTTTTTTAAAAATTTATTTTATAAAGCTAGGTTTTCTTGATGGATGGGCTGGGTTTGTAATAGCGAAACTTTACAGTGAATATACCTTTTGGAAATATGTTAAGGACAAATATGAGAATATTGGTAATTAAATTCAGAAATATCGGGGATGTTTTACTGACGACGCCTTTAATTAAAAATTTAAAATTAAATTATCCTGATGCAGAAATTGACTGTTTGGTAAACAAAGGTACAGAGGAGATGCTTACATTAAATCCTAATATTGATAAAATTTACACTTATGACCGAAATTATTTTAAAAATCTGCCTAAAATGAAAAAAATTGTTGAAGAATTTAAATTTTTAAAAAGTTTCAAAAATTATGATATCGTGATTAATACAACAGAAGGTGATAGGGGG encodes the following:
- a CDS encoding glycosyltransferase family 9 protein; this encodes MEAIIKLSSLGDIIHSLIVLPKLNKKIDFFVDNIFKEILEYNPFIGNIIPVKLREAKKNKSLYFKEFIRLKSMNTYDEVYDLQGLLKSALLARLAGDKVVGFKNPRESLAKFFYDEKKEIFGDTAIRRYLNLFDMDDIEYLTNHPKLLFYQDREFEFLSKNKKNIVFIIGASWECKKVPLKIWSELAEYFKNENIIVPFYGESEKKDALNLAENNANITPVSLNLNDLKALIDKSDLLIGNDTGPSFIAWANNINNIILYGCTYNNKIYENRFSKSVEIQKSIKKGLMVMDKMDIKEIVKKIDEF
- a CDS encoding lipid A biosynthesis lauroyl acyltransferase: MNFKDFSYYGYKFIEKIITFFPKEFMINFLGNLGYILDNKRKNVICVNLNLAFPEKSKEEKRKIIKKIYKNFARNLIEFIENKKISKEKLLEKIEFVGFENIPKQAIYVTAHFGNWEITSLSFGAKFGKIDIVYRKLDNPKLNEEVVKSRSRFNVGVIEKKGAMKELVKSIKKGHNIGLLVDQNTAENEGIETVFFNRKVLQSPSAAILSKKFNLPIVMSFAIPKGNKWQVIVKDIFYTDDIQKSVDRQSKVFEEMIKEYPDEYYWFHKKFKHFYEEEYDKKCKV
- a CDS encoding glycosyltransferase family 2 protein, producing MKSEKLSIVILTKNSQKYLEKVLKSVEFADEVIIYDSGSSDKTLDIAKNFKNVKIFVDKNWEGFGKQKQKAVDRASNKWVFVLDSDEVFTDNLKKEVLEILKNPIYDAYRVARLNNFFGKWIRHCGLFPDYSIRLFNREKCKFNEREVHESVECKRVGVLNNYFLHYAYENIEEFIDKQNRYSSLGAKPNKLKAIFSPYWTFLKIYFIKLGFLDGWAGFVIAKLYSEYTFWKYVKDKYENIGN